A genomic region of Trifolium pratense cultivar HEN17-A07 linkage group LG3, ARS_RC_1.1, whole genome shotgun sequence contains the following coding sequences:
- the LOC123914906 gene encoding uncharacterized protein LOC123914906: MAATLNVVAKLFATALIPTTCSDLFFIGKSNFANNFKFFITTKIVAKYLFKVDFEKAYDSVDWGYLDDVMGRMGFPTLWRKWIKECVCKTTASVLVNEGLHVLMEAMVERNMFTGYSVGELAQVSVSHLQFVDDTLLMETKSWANVRALRDVLVLFESMYGLRVNFHKSMPVGVNIPDSWLGEAASALCCKVGKISFLYLGLPIGGDPRRLCFWEPVLDRLKNLLSGWRS, from the exons ATGGCGGCAACTTTAAATGTTGTTGCAAAACTTTTCGCAACAGCACTTATCCCAACGACATGCAGCGACTTATTTTTCATTGGAAAAAGTAACTTTGCCAacaactttaaattttttataacgACAAAAATCGTTGCAAAATATCTTTTTAAAGTCGATTTTGAGAAGGCTTATGATTCGGTTGATTGGGGTTATTTGGATGATGTTATGGGGAGAATGGGTTTTCCAACCCTTTGGAGGAAGTGGATTAAAGAATGTGTGTGTAAGACAACTGCTTCGGTTTTGGTTAACG AGGGCTTACATGTGTTGATGGAAGCCATGGTGGAGCGCAATATGTTTACGGGGTACAGTGTGGGTGAGCTTGCACAAGTGTCGGTGTCGCATCTTCAGTTTGTTGATGATACGTTGTTGATGGAGACTAAGAGTTGGGCGAATGTCCGGGCTCTGCGGGATGTCCTTGTGTTGTTCGAGTCTATGTATGGTTTGCGAGTGAATTTTCACAAAAGCATGCCGGTTGGGGTTAACATCCCTGACTCTTGGTTAGGTGAGGCGGCGTCAGCTCTGTGCTGTAAAGTAGGGAAGATCTCTTTCCTTTATTTGGGTCTTCCTattgggggtgatccgaggCGTTTATGTTTTTGGGAACCGGTTTTGGATCGTCTAAAGAATCTCTTATCGGGTTGGAGGAGTTGA